A genomic stretch from Lathyrus oleraceus cultivar Zhongwan6 chromosome 2, CAAS_Psat_ZW6_1.0, whole genome shotgun sequence includes:
- the LOC127117546 gene encoding uncharacterized protein LOC127117546, producing MPSSEVKPSLPVNLASSQKFSRDKALRVLLQSWRSQNILPQNVAKKLWKGIFDCVYHSDNSLVQADLIDRIASHLSTFRHLPLSLQYFSTFFLTMRREWSGIDSVRLDKFYLLIRRFISSFLHLLDKNSWNLDLVNLFMNCLDKSTFSAKDRFVQGNGVNYHVASVFLQEVKPFLPIKLSVLEVLFRPFFSAVGKLHDKVLLGKIKSGFFDVLLMNGRILLEVKKGGKESGDVVNLGTIALVMGFSSRLFELASATDCVQGNRKVLFELHHEFLKLEKDVVNSGFEFSLPDSVDRVLLDSVPIVEVGDGLGKKDSVDKVKKPKKNKRKIKKSDAEASLDDGVATGVVSKKRKRIENSKGETSQGGVCKKRKRTENSKGETSQEFDLNTADVEDVSAVAKSAEKSSKKVKFSMESNLVWKQHTPLPPQSLRIPPSATPRGSALKKGLSPGPIRETPLPAKKEKRKKPRKAKKRLMKLVDFAKVFMG from the coding sequence ATGCCGTCGTCGGAAGTTAAACCCTCCCTGCCGGTAAATCTAGCTTCCTCTCAGAAATTTTCAAGAGACAAAGCTCTCCGCGTTCTCTTACAATCATGGCGATCCCAAAACATTCTCCCCCAAAACGTCGCCAAAAAGCTCTGGAAAGGTATCTTCGACTGCGTCTACCACTCCGACAACTCTCTCGTTCAAGCTGATCTCATCGATCGCATCGCTTCACATCTCTCAACATTTCGTCATCTTCCTCTCTCGCTGCAGTATTTCTCCACATTCTTCCTCACCATGCGCCGCGAATGGTCCGGTATCGATTCCGTTAGGTTAGACAAATTCTATCTCCTTATTCGTAGGTTTATATCAAGCTTTTTGCATTTACTTGATAAGAATTCGTGGAATTTGGATTTGGTTAATCTTTTTATGAATTGTTTGGATAAGTCTACTTTTTCTGCGAAAGATAGGTTTGTTCAGGGAAACGGTGTTAATTATCACGTTGCTTCTGTTTTTCTTCAAGAGGTTAAGCCTTTTCTTCCGATTAAGTTGTCTGTTTTAGAAGTGCTTTTTAGGCCGTTTTTCTCTGCGGTAGGTAAATTGCATGATAAGGTTTTGTTAGGGAAGATTAAGAGTGGTTTTTTTGATGTGCTGTTGATGAATGGGAGAATTTTGTTGGAGGTTAAGAAAGGTGGGAAGGAAAGTGGTGATGTTGTGAATTTGGGAACAATAGCCTTGGTTATGGGTTTTTCTTCCAGGTTATTTGAGTTGGCTTCTGCCACTGATTGTGTTCAGGGGAATAGAAAGGTTTTGTTTGAATTGCATCATGAGTTCTTGAAGCTGGAGAAGGATGTTGTTAATTCCGGGTTCGAGTTTTCACTTCCTGATTCTGTTGATCGGGTATTGCTGGATTCGGTCCCCATTGTTGAGGTTGGTGATGGGTTAGGCAAGAAGGATTCGGTTGACAAAGTgaaaaagccaaaaaagaacaAGAGGAAGATTAAGAAGAGTGATGCAGAAGCAAGTTTGGATGATGGTGTTGCTACTGGGGTTGTATCTAAGAAGAGAAAGAGAATAGAGAACTCTAAAGGAGAGACATCTCAGGGGGGTGTATGTAAGaagagaaagagaacagagaactcTAAAGGAGAGACATCTCAGGAATTTGATTTGAACACTGCAGATGTGGAAGATGTCTCTGCAGTCGCAAAGAGCGCGGAGAAGAGTTCTAAGAAAGTAAAATTTTCCATGGAAAGTAACTTGGTCTGGAAGCAACACACTCCTTTACCTCCCCAGAGCTTGAGAATCCCCCCATCTGCCACACCCAGAGGAAGTGCACTAAAAAAGGGTTTATCCCCGGGCCCCATCAGGGAAACGCCTCTCCCGGCCAAAAAGGAAAAACGGAAGAAGCCCAGGAAGGCCAAAAAACGTTTGATGAAATTAGTGGATTTCGCTAAAGTTTTTATGGGATGA